caggcagaggaaaagaggaaagcagatCGTACCAGCAGATTTTACCCCCCCGAGCACATCTCTTTCTCTCACCCTGCAGTGGCAcgtggggagcaggggctggattTATTACAATGCACACCAGAGAAAAGAGCATCCTGCCAGCACTGCTTGCGAGTCAAAAACTTGCAACACAGCAAAGCCTGGCCAGTGACGAGAGGACCGGCAAGAGGCTCTCACCGTGGCTGTTCAAGGACAGGTCCCAGTTCTTCTTGGAGGGGTGGATTTTGCACGGGGGAGCAGTGATGCCTCACCTGCTTTGCAGCTGAGTTGTCAAACATCTGATCTGCTGCACAGCGCGGTCCCTTCattcttctcttccccttcctttggccagcaaggcagagcagtggaagTTCAGCCTCCTTTCCCAGCTGAGAAGATCTCCAGGGAGGCTGTAGGGTCTGAGCAAAGatttcccagctctgttcccaACCAGCTGCTCGGAGGTGCTCCATGCACTCTGAAATCTGGTTTAGGGTGCAAGGTGAGACCCAGCCACCCCGCTGAAACGTACCACATACAGTCAGTCACAGCCAGCCAGCGTGAGGCTCTTGCTTGGAAAGGGGGAGTTACAGAAGCCTGTGAGAGATTGCTTGCTCCAAGTTGTTATCTAGTGCCGCCGCCTACAGGAAAGAAGATTATGGCTATGCAGATCCTATTCAAATAACCTATTCCACACCAAACCGCTCCTTGCCAGGCCTGAGGAGGAACACGCAGCCTCCACGGGCCAAGGAGAGCCCACTCTACTGGAGTCCTCAAGGAGAGTTAGATAGCAATGGTAGAAACCTGCCTCAGAGTCCACAAAGCGAAGCTTCCTCAGCAGGATGAAGGAAACCTCTTCACTCGGCCTCAGCAAGGAGCACTGGGGAACGACCAGTGTGCAGCAACACAGCACTCAAAGCCACATTTCCTACCTCCAGAGTAATGCTTGCTAAATAACTGCACCTACTGCGGAAGGCTTTCCTGGTGTCTGTCTTTTAATATTCCAGTATAGGTATGTTAGTACAGGATTATCCCTCATTTGGAAGCACCAATTTAATAGGGGAAGAAACGGAAGAGGCAGAGCACTTGCAACGTGTTGCTAGGAGAAAAATCAACCCAACTGCCACCTACACGCAAGATGTCCACGCATACGCCGTATCTGGCACACCAGCACAAGGCAACATCCCCATccacagctgggctggctgTTGAGCTACACCGGGTTATCCTTCCACCTCTGTCAGCCAGTGGTTTCCTTTGCTCTGAGGTGGCTTTCTGCAGAGGTCTCCGGGGCCTCCTGTGAAGGAAGGCTGGTTTCTTGGGCAGTCCTCAGATTGGCTTGCTGGAAGGCACAGGAATCCAGAAACACGTTGGGGATGCGATCACCAAAATACAGCTTGCTGTTCGCAGCTATCGCTTGATATTTCATTAGTTCCAGATACTCGGGGGTAAGTTTCAGCTACAAAAAGAGAAACCAGAGACCATTAACAGACAACCTTCTGGGCCCCACATCGTATGATTTCATCTCAAGTGGTTGTTTCCTGGGATGTGGGCTGTTAAATCAAGTGTTTTCCCTGTGCTGCCCACCTGAACAAAATCTCCTGTGTAAGGAGTAAGCAGGTCCTCTTCTGACCAGCTTTCAAGTGCTCACCTTGTTGGAATCAGCCAGTTTCCGAGCAGTGTAGTACTCTGcatcagcttttgctttctctcttgctAGGAATGCAGCATCTAAAGCAGTGGAAAAGAAGCATTAGCGAGTGAATAGCTCCATCACATCGAGCGCCTGAGCCCTTACCCCATGCCTGTGACACTGCATGGGTGCCTCCTTGGAGAGGTACCTGCAAAGGGCAGGAATGACCCCAGTGCATAACCTTGCACTAGTGCACCCTTTATTGTTTTTGCAGGATGGCGATGCCTGTGAGCCCAGTTCTGAGGTTCCTCTACCTGCCACCACCCTCAGCTGGAAGATGACCCCAGCAGCACGGTTACCTTCAATCTCAGAAATTCGcttctctgtttccttctccATAATCTTTTGCTGATAGTGAATCCTGGCCACCTGCGCAGCCTTCTCTGCCTCTGCAATCACAACAGGCTCAGCTCAGACATTCACTTCTCAGGGCTTCAGCATCAGCACCCTGACCCCAGCACCTGGTCGCAAGCAGTTTCCTCCCTGCTGGGATCCTATAGTGCCAGTTTGTACTCCAAGCAATAcagttacagaaagaaaacacactgcTGATGTTTCTAGAGTTGCACTGGCTGACACCTCTTTTGCAGGTGTGATTCCCCTGGCACAGGGGCATTTAGCTTCAAGCCCAAGCAGTTTTTCTGGCAGAGCTGTTACCTCTTGGCCTTGCTGTAGGACAGAGGGAAGTGGGACGTAgatgcagcagcacaaacacTCATATTTTCCATATGACTGTTGGTGCAGCCTGGCCATGCTCCCTCAAGGAGCTGTCAGCAATGCAAGAAAACGTCCTACTCCAGCTTACTGAGAGATGTAGGAATGGAAATTCAGTCTGGCCCCATCCACTGGTACTCCCAGCAGGTGACATACCAATGACCGCTTTCTTCCGGTCCGTCTCTGCCTCCTTCTCTACCACCTTCTGCTTCTGGGCTGCAATCAGCAGCTTGGTCTTCTCAGCCTCCCTGCAGGGTGAGAAACCACAGCACAGGGAaacggagctggggagcagctctgcaaaccaGGGCAGGAGAGGCcagggggacaagatgctgagCAGTTGCCAGCACCACGTCCCCACAGCCACGAGGAATAGCTCTATCCTCAGCTGTACGAGCACAGGTGTAGCCAGTCGGTCAAAGGAAGGCTCACTCCAGCTGTttggcactggggaggccacaGCTGGGTGCTGTGTACAGCCTGAGGCTCTCAGGAGGAGGAGTGAGCCCagtgcagggctgctgcaggtgcGGGGGCATGGGAGAGGTTGGGGGAGCCAGGCTGGCTCAGGAGGTGAAGGGGGACCCAACAGCATCTCCCCCTGCCCAAAGGGGTCCCGGAGATGCTGGGGCCGGACTCTGCTGGGAGGGGCACAGCGAGAGCCCCAGAGGCACCGGCACAAGCTGCAGTGCGGGAAACCCTGGCCCCAAGGAACCAGCCCGTCCCCGTGCAAGTGGAGGGGATCCCCGTCCACAGGGGTGCCCCGACTCACCCAGACACAGCCCCCAGCAACCTGCTGCGGCATTGGCCCTGTTTTGGGAAGGGGCTGTGACAGAATGCCTCCGCAGGTACATATCAGACTAAAATCTGACTGCAATTCTGTGAGTTTGCTGGAGAAGAGCTCGGGATTGAGATGTCAAGAGCCCTGAGCCCTGAATTCAGTTTACAAGTCTTCTGCAGGTTCTCTACAGCGCATCAGTGTTCCCTCTACATAAAGGAGCGGAAACATGGCCTTGATATGGACTCTGTACACGCTAAAAACCATCTCTGTGAAGGGCTGAAAGGCTTCAAGGTGAAGGAGctacagaaatggagaaagagaaTGCACAAGGGCACCTAGCCAAGCCCTCACTGGCTACAGCCCACCTCTCACCTTCTGAGCACCAAGTAAAAGCTTTCTAATAGCATTAGGTCTGTGCTGCATCTTCAAAACCAATTAATACACTTCTATGTACAGCTACTCACATTAACTCAAAATTTCTTCGGATGGCTTCTGGGATTTTGGGTTTCGTAACACGCACGgcctattgaaaaaaaaaaaagtgagtgcattttaaattaaatgttttgatgTGATCTTCATAACTCTGCAATGTCTTTGCAAAACCAGCTGTAGTGCTCTGGACATATCCACATTGATCCAAGACCACCCATAAGGGTTCCCAGTCCTCTGGTacaacacagctgagcacagccATTCTCACAGAGGTGCCTTACATTTGTATTTCCTGCACCCTTCACGGCACTTGAGTGATCAAGAATTGTGTGgtcagcaggcccagggcagtgaccatcccctgtgctgggcactggggagcccaaacctcgaatcctggggtcagttttgggcccctcgtgccaagaaagcccttgaggtgctggagcgagttgagagaagggaacggagctggggaaggggctggagcacaagtgtgatgggtctgagggagctggggggttcagcctggagaacaggagctgaggggagaccttctgatctctgaactgcctggaaggagcttggagccagggggggtcgggctctgctccccaggaacaagcgccaggaccagaggaaacggcctcaagttgcaccaagggaggctgaggttgggtctggggaacaatttcttccccaaatggctgtggggcattggaacaggctgcccagggcagtggtggagtcaccatccctggaggggttggacagacggagatgaggttctcagggacatggggcagtgccaggggtgggggaacggttggactcaatgctCTTCATGGtctctcccaaccaaaatgattctatgattccaagTAAGGCCTGTGGAACAGACTGCTAAAGAGGTCCTTTGTTAGAATCAGCTTAGCTCTCCACCCCAAAGACTCTTTAATCACCAGACACCACTTCCCAAAGTACTGCTCAAAAAAGGGGCTCAcaaaccaaatgaaattaaatcacAGGAGTGAGACTTGCAGAACCGATGCAGGACTATGAGTTCAAGAATGGGCTTTCCAGGAGAAAAGCTTGCAAAAGTGACCACGCCATGAAAGACATCATGGTGAAGACAGGCgagagcagcaggacacagcGGGTAGCTGGGATCGGCCGCTGTTTGCAACTGCAGACCACCAAGCGTGATGTGCGTGGTGGTGCTGACACCACAACTCGGGCACAGGCCAGAGACAGCCGccgagctgctctgcagaggactCTATCTGAAACATGAGCGAAACACCTCCAGAGGTAGGACCAAGAGCTAATGCTGCTCAGGTGGCATGTTGTGTGGCTCATTACTGAGCTTTGGGAGGTGCGGATTGATGCTCCACAGCTGTACGAGTGCTTCACAATCCTCCTGCTCCATTTCCACTGTCGGGCTAGTGCTGAACCAGCTGCTTCTCTCCGAGGTCATTAAGTCTGCAAAGAACCAAAGGGCTTCCACAGAGGGGAACGGGGTGCGGACATGTCCAGGCAAGTCTCTGTATGCAGCAAGAAAAGGGACCGTTCCCATGTGACAGGTCCCAAGATGTCCCCGAGTTCTCTGTTCAACTTAACTTTACTCCTCCCAACTCATCTATCCATACTCCACCTTTCGTGAGtttcctgtttgctttccaGCTCAGTCAGGAGCTCCTTGTCCCTCCACACCAGACTCCTGTCTCACCTGCTTTGACTTTCCAGACTTTGGGGTGTCCTTGGCAATGAAGCGGGGCCTCCTGGCCTCCTTTGCTGACCACGGCAGTCTCCCACAGGACCCTGCCAAGCACATCTCGCACAAACCGAGTTCTGTCCTCCTTAAACCCAGGCCCATAATTCTCCTGTCGGCCTCCCTCCTCCAAGGACCTTGAACTCAGCACCATACACCTGCCCCAGCTCACTCTGCAACCAGACTTCACCTCTCAAAGAGATCTTCCTTGTTTCTAAAATGTCCAGCAGAGCACCCTTCCCAGTCAGCTTTGCTCACCAGTGCCAAAACTTGCACTCAACCACCTTCAGGAGCCCCCAGCATGGCATGTACCCAGCCCTACTGCCCTTCCAGTGGGCACTCAGCTGGTCCAAGACCCCAAGGAGTACCAAGGTCGGTGATCATGAGGCTTCTCGGGTCTTCTGCAGGCAACATTCTCTACTCCATCTTCATAACCGCGAGTTCTGCAGCAGACAAGGACCATGTGGTCCTCCATGTTGGTCTGATTCTTACCTATCACGGGTCTTATCTCAGCTGTTCATCACCCACCCCAAAGCGAAGCTCCAGACGATCTGAGCCAGTCCTTTGCTGACAGCACAACGCTGCTACCTCACCCTCTTGGCCGGTCCTCCCTAGAGAGCCCCAGCGGCACTGTACTCACACCAGCCATCCCCCCAGGCCCGGCACTGCACGTGGATTTCCAGTTGTGCAGGTTTGCTTCCCAGGATGTGGGTGTTTCTGTCCAGACACTTACAAGCCCCAGGGTGTGCTGCTTTCACCCCGAAAGTGCAGGAGCCGCCCCCTATGACACGGTCCCTGGACACTTCTTACCGTCCCCTGGCCTCCACTTCTCTTCAGGCTGTCGTCACCTTTTCAGTTAAGAAAGTTTTGCATCAGGGAATTCGGAGGACTTGTAAAGGTTTCATATACACTAAATAGTTTTAATAAACCTAGAAATAAATGCTACTAATTTCCCCTAACATTATCTTTTCAATATTGAGTTGTTTTCTGTGTCGCTTATGACTTGTCAGTGATCTCTCATTATGCCCAAAGGAATTATTTCCCTTAGAGCTCACAAAACAATTAAATTCTAAGTACAGTTAAGTTAATCTGCACTACACAGCTGCACGTGGAGAGTTTAAGGAACGCTCAGCTCTtcgctgaaggagctgggtaTTTCCTGACACAGCAGCATGGCAGAGGTGTGTGCAGAGGCACAACTTCACTGGAGACAAGGGTGCAGCTCTGCTTTGAACGAGAACAAGAGGAACACGACGGCAGGATCAGAGTCTCCTGAGTACAAGAG
The genomic region above belongs to Caloenas nicobarica isolate bCalNic1 chromosome 7, bCalNic1.hap1, whole genome shotgun sequence and contains:
- the ERLIN1 gene encoding erlin-1; the protein is MSMAQAGAVAAAASGLLVFFLYCSIHRVEEGHLAVYYRGGALLTSPSGPGYHIMLPFVTTFKSVQTTLQTDEVKNVPCGTSGGVMIYIDRIEVVNKLAPYAVYDIVRNYTADYDKTLIFNKIHHELNQFCSAHTLQEVYIELFDQIDENLKLALQNDLNVMAPGLTIQAVRVTKPKIPEAIRRNFELMEAEKTKLLIAAQKQKVVEKEAETDRKKAVIEAEKAAQVARIHYQQKIMEKETEKRISEIEDAAFLAREKAKADAEYYTARKLADSNKLKLTPEYLELMKYQAIAANSKLYFGDRIPNVFLDSCAFQQANLRTAQETSLPSQEAPETSAESHLRAKETTG